The Trueperaceae bacterium DNA segment CCTCGACCGGATCAGGGAGTTGCTGCAGATGACCACCGAGGACGACGAGGACGACACGAAGTCGCCCGTCGGCCGGATCGACGGCGAGGTGGCGCTGACCGATGTGGAGTTCGCCTACGAGGCCGGTGCGCCGGTGCTCAAGAAAGTGTCGCTGAGGGCGCCGGCAGGCTCGACCACCGCTCTGGTAGGTTCCTCCGGCTCCGGGAAGAGCACCCTGGTCAGCCTGATCATGGCGTTCAACCGGCCCCAGCACGGCCTGGTCACCGTCGACGGACGGGATCTCGCCGAGCTGCGCCTGGGCGAGTACAGATCCCAACTCGGTGTCGTGCTGCAGGAGAACTTCCTCTTCGACGGGACGATCGCCGACAACATCCGCTTCGCGCGCCCGAACGCAAGTCGTGAAGAGGTAGAGGCAGCCGCCACCATCGCCAACGCCGACGGCTTCATCCGCTCCTTCCCCGACGGCTACGACAGCGTCGTAGGCGAGCGGGGGATCAAGCTCTCCGGTGGGCAGCGACAGCGGATCGCCATCGCCAGGGCGATCCTCGCCGATCCCAGGATCCTGATCCTCGACGAGGCGACCTCCAGCCTCGACAGCGAGAGCGAGGCCCTGATCCAGGAGGGCCTGAGGCGGCTGATGCAGGGGCGCACCACCTTCGTCATCGCCCACCGGCTCTCGACGATCAGGGACGCAGACCAGATCCTCGTGCTGGAGGATGGCGAGATCGTCGAGCGCGGCGAGCACGCCCAGCTGCTCGCCAAGGGCGGCCGATACCGGGAGTTGTACGACAAGCAGTACTCGTGGGAGAAGAACCTGTTCGTCAACCCCGGGGAGGAGCTGCAGGGCGAGCCGGGTGCCGGAGTTGCCGGCGAGCCGAGGATTACTTGACGGGAGAGACCTTCGGTAGCTCCCTCACTGTCGGGCCCCGCCATCATCGCCTGCAACGCGGCCAGCCTGATCGGCCCTGGCTTCCTCCTGGGCGTCCCCCTGAGCGGCACGGACTCCGGCTCACCACATCCTGGCGCAACGATCGTGGCGGCTGCCAGGCGCTTACGGTTTAGCAGGAGGCTGGTTTCGCGCTGGCAGCAGCAGCACCGATGCCGATCCAGCCAGTAGCGCCACGATCCCGCAGGCGATCACGCCGGCGTACCCGAAGAGCGGGAAGAGGAAACCGGGGAGGTACGCCCCCAAGCTGCCGCCCAGGTAGTAGAGGAGCAGGTAGAGGGCGTTAGCCCCGGCCCTGTCGCTTTCGGCCGAGGTGGCGACGTGCCCCACGGCCAGACCCTGGACCAGGAAGTTGCCGAAGCAGAGGACCAGCAGGCCGGCCAGCACCAGCGGAAGTCCGGGTGCCAACGTGAGGGCGTTGCCGGCGATGGTCAGGCCGAAGCCGATGGCCAGAGTGGCGCCGAGTCCGCTGACACGACTCAACGGCCCGGCGACGGTCGAGGAGAGGACGCCTGCGCTGTAGGTGATGTAGGTCAACCCGATGAGGCTGCTGGTGAACTCGAATGGCGGCCTGCTAAGACGGAACGGCAGGTAGGTGAAGGTTGCCTGGAAGGCGAAGAAGAGGAAGAAGCCGATGAGCAGGCCGGCGACTATCTGGCGATTGCGGAAGTGACCGAGGGTGCCTGCGAGGGCTCCACGCAAGCTGCTCTCGCCGGAACCGGGCCTGAGCGGCCGGAGCCGGGCCCAGAGGGGCACCAGTAGCAGGTAGAGGGCCGCGCTCAGCAGGAAACCGTAGCGCCAGCCAACCAGGTCGGCGAAAGTACCCGACACGACCCTGCCCATCATCCCGCCCGTGACCGTCGCCGCGATGTATAGGCCGGCGACCACGCGCATGGTGTGCACGGGCAGAGCGTCCGAGACGTAGGCGATGCCGACCGCCAGCAGCGAGGGGAGCAGGAGGCCCTGGGCAAGGCGGAAGCCGAGCAGCAGGGTGAAGGTAGGGGAGAGCGCCGCACCCAGGCTGACGGCCCCGAGGAGGAGGGAGCCGATCAGCAGGATGTTGCGCCTGCCGAAGCGGTCGGCCAGGACCCCCAGCAACGGGGAGGCGAGCGCGATCCCCAAGATCGTCACCGAGATGAGCAGAGCGGCTCTGCCGGCCTCGAGACCGAACTCGTCGGCAAGCAGAGGAAGGATCGGTTGCGGCAGGTAGAGGCCGGTGAAGGCCGCCAGGCCCGTGAGGTAGAGGGCGACCGCGCGGGCGCCGAACGGCGAGTGGTCCAGGCCCGTCACCCTGCCTGAGTGTCCCTGCCCACCGCCATGCTCAGCTCACCAGGCGCTTGTCGGGGTCGTAGTCGGGCGACTGGTGGCGGAAGTAGGTGTTGTAGAGCTCGGCGTAACTACCCCCCTGCTCCAGCAGCACCTCGTGCGTTCCCTCTTCGACTATCTTCCCCTTGCGTAGCACCACGATCCGGTCGGCGGTGCGGATGGTCGATAGCCGATGGGCGATGACGATGGCGGTCCTGTCCTTCAGCACGAACTCGAGTCCCTCCTGGATCTGCGCCTCGGTCAACGGGTCCACGCTGGCGGTAGCCTCGTCGAGGATCAGAATGCGCGGGTCCTGAAGCAGTACCCGGGCCAGGGCAACGAGCTGGCGCTGCCCCATCGAGATCCCTCTGCCCCCTTCGCCCACCTCGCTGTCG contains these protein-coding regions:
- a CDS encoding MFS transporter; the protein is MTGLDHSPFGARAVALYLTGLAAFTGLYLPQPILPLLADEFGLEAGRAALLISVTILGIALASPLLGVLADRFGRRNILLIGSLLLGAVSLGAALSPTFTLLLGFRLAQGLLLPSLLAVGIAYVSDALPVHTMRVVAGLYIAATVTGGMMGRVVSGTFADLVGWRYGFLLSAALYLLLVPLWARLRPLRPGSGESSLRGALAGTLGHFRNRQIVAGLLIGFFLFFAFQATFTYLPFRLSRPPFEFTSSLIGLTYITYSAGVLSSTVAGPLSRVSGLGATLAIGFGLTIAGNALTLAPGLPLVLAGLLVLCFGNFLVQGLAVGHVATSAESDRAGANALYLLLYYLGGSLGAYLPGFLFPLFGYAGVIACGIVALLAGSASVLLLPARNQPPAKP